One window of Chamaesiphon minutus PCC 6605 genomic DNA carries:
- a CDS encoding glycosyltransferase family 4 protein, translated as MKVIITLEHRFDRTPDGRVWTQTTFPYSFWQRYLKVFDRVCVVARIRDVLSVDSDWQLASGDMVSFAAIPNYLGPVQYLRKIASVKQVVRATVGPNDAIIMRVPSQISNDLQPYLKRNNHPYAVEVVADPYDVFAPGSIDHPLRPLFQWLFPRTLRRICANAAAAVYVTKLALQQRYPCTNFSVGVSDVVLPKDRLVTEPRPVRQDLDVVTLVYVGTMSQMYKAPDVLIKAVAACIKQGLNLQLYMLGDGQYRSQLEALAAAQDVGDRIQLLGQLASGDAVQTQLDRSDLFVLASYQEGLPRAMVEAMARGLPCIGSTVGGIPELLPPEDMVVPGDIDALARKIREVVTDPKRMARMSARNLEKAREYRDDVLQQQRTDFYQHVRDCTEAWVASK; from the coding sequence AACTTTTCCTTATTCCTTCTGGCAACGATATCTCAAAGTATTCGATCGCGTGTGTGTAGTCGCGCGAATTCGCGATGTCCTCAGCGTAGATTCGGATTGGCAATTAGCTAGTGGCGACATGGTTTCATTTGCCGCCATCCCCAACTATCTGGGACCAGTACAATATCTCAGGAAGATCGCCTCAGTCAAACAAGTTGTGCGCGCAACCGTCGGCCCCAATGATGCAATTATTATGCGCGTTCCTTCACAAATATCTAACGATCTCCAACCATACTTGAAGCGCAACAATCACCCGTATGCGGTCGAAGTTGTGGCCGATCCTTACGATGTATTCGCACCCGGATCGATCGATCATCCGCTGCGGCCATTGTTTCAGTGGTTATTTCCCCGTACTTTAAGGCGTATTTGTGCCAATGCAGCGGCAGCAGTATATGTGACCAAATTGGCTCTCCAACAACGCTACCCTTGCACGAATTTCTCGGTGGGAGTCTCGGATGTCGTTCTGCCCAAAGATCGGCTCGTTACGGAGCCGCGTCCAGTGCGGCAGGATTTAGATGTGGTGACATTGGTGTATGTCGGTACGATGTCGCAGATGTACAAAGCTCCCGATGTCTTAATTAAAGCCGTCGCTGCCTGCATCAAACAAGGACTTAATCTCCAACTCTACATGCTCGGAGACGGACAGTATCGATCGCAATTAGAAGCATTAGCTGCCGCCCAAGATGTTGGAGATCGCATTCAGCTCCTCGGACAGTTAGCTTCAGGCGATGCCGTCCAAACGCAACTAGATCGATCCGACTTATTCGTACTGGCATCTTATCAAGAAGGCTTACCCAGAGCCATGGTCGAAGCCATGGCCAGGGGACTGCCGTGTATTGGTTCGACGGTGGGGGGTATCCCAGAACTATTACCACCCGAAGATATGGTCGTACCGGGCGATATCGATGCACTCGCACGTAAAATTCGCGAAGTTGTTACCGATCCCAAACGGATGGCACGCATGTCGGCTCGGAATCTTGAAAAAGCCAGAGAGTATCGAGATGACGTATTGCAACAGCAACGCACCGACTTTTATCAGCACGTCCGCGATTGCACCGAAGCCTGGGTCGCGAGTAAGTAA
- a CDS encoding lipopolysaccharide biosynthesis protein has translation MPPLKSLSLRQNFSWTFAGNIIYAASQWGMLVVLAKLGSPEMVGQFTLGLAVTAPVIMFGNLQLRQIQITDVKQQYVFGDYLGLRLICLGLSLLTIAIITLVAGYRWEVCLVIFTIGLSKAIESISDVFHGLFQFNERMDRIAISLSIKGPLSLLMLAIGVYTTHTVLGGAIGLTATWAVVLLCYDLPRGLAILKAAPSAHSLEAAQTSNPRRQNLAYWLQPRFDLNTLRSLVTLSLPLGLVMMLISLNANVPRYFIERYLGERELGIFSALSYLMIAGGIVVSALGQSASPRLAKYYAAGNSKEYKSLLFKTLLIGVLLGGVSSLVAAIAGKQILTILYRPEYAQQVYLFVLLMVAAGIGYVASFMGYGMTAAQYFRVQMPLFTITTGISAAICFWLVPTQGSIGAAIALIVGSIAQALLSLGVIFHALNKIAKSSQATESTLD, from the coding sequence GGCAGCCCCGAAATGGTCGGGCAATTTACTTTGGGATTGGCGGTGACGGCACCAGTTATCATGTTTGGCAACCTCCAATTACGGCAGATCCAAATTACAGATGTCAAACAGCAGTATGTATTTGGTGACTATTTGGGGCTGAGATTAATTTGTCTGGGTTTGTCACTACTAACGATCGCGATAATTACGCTCGTGGCTGGCTATCGGTGGGAAGTCTGTTTGGTGATTTTCACGATCGGATTATCCAAAGCGATCGAATCAATTTCGGATGTGTTTCACGGTCTATTTCAGTTTAACGAACGGATGGATCGGATTGCGATTTCGCTATCGATTAAAGGCCCACTGTCGTTGCTGATGCTAGCGATCGGAGTTTACACCACTCACACGGTGTTAGGCGGGGCGATCGGACTGACAGCAACTTGGGCAGTAGTTTTGCTCTGTTACGATCTTCCACGCGGTCTGGCGATTTTAAAAGCGGCACCATCAGCGCACAGCCTAGAAGCCGCCCAAACATCAAACCCACGAAGACAGAACCTCGCCTACTGGTTGCAACCAAGATTCGATCTTAATACTCTTCGCAGCTTAGTCACGCTGTCCTTACCCTTGGGACTAGTGATGATGCTGATTTCGCTCAATGCCAACGTCCCGCGCTATTTCATCGAGCGTTATCTCGGCGAGCGCGAGCTAGGGATCTTTTCGGCCTTATCGTATCTGATGATTGCTGGCGGGATTGTAGTTAGTGCCTTAGGACAGTCAGCCAGTCCGCGATTGGCTAAATACTACGCCGCAGGCAATAGTAAAGAGTATAAAAGTCTGTTATTCAAAACCTTATTAATTGGCGTGTTGTTGGGTGGGGTATCGAGCTTAGTAGCCGCGATCGCAGGCAAACAAATTTTGACTATTTTATATCGTCCCGAATACGCGCAACAGGTTTATTTATTCGTACTACTGATGGTAGCGGCAGGGATTGGTTATGTCGCTTCATTCATGGGTTATGGCATGACCGCCGCCCAGTATTTTCGAGTGCAAATGCCGTTGTTTACCATTACAACGGGCATCTCTGCGGCGATCTGTTTTTGGTTGGTACCCACTCAAGGATCGATCGGTGCGGCGATTGCATTGATTGTCGGTTCGATCGCTCAGGCTCTGTTGAGCTTGGGAGTCATCTTTCATGCCTTAAATAAGATTGCTAAATCTTCCCAAGCGACAGAATCAACTCTCGACTAA